In the genome of Bacillus sp. S3, one region contains:
- a CDS encoding ATP-dependent RecD-like DNA helicase, with amino-acid sequence MEKQDSLDLFAEQGKFVKGRPIVTIFHNEQNLYTVLRIRVDETNDQYEDKEAVITGYFPKIHEQETYIFFGEFKEHPKFGVQFHTNHFRKDMPQTKQGVIAYLSGEMFKGIGKKTAENIVETLGEDAISKILNQPSLLDSIPKLPPEKAKMLYDTLMEHQGLEQVMVALNQYGFGPQISMRIYQAYKEETLTTIQKNPYKLVEDIEGIGFGRADELGHQLGITGSHPDRIKAACLYTLESESMQTGHVYMHAQDLLEQVKALLEDNKRDQIEYINISNEVVKLEEEGKLMVEEKRIYLPSLFFAEKGLVTSINRILQQTEFKDQFPESEFLLALGGLEERLGVQYAPTQKEAIQTALMSPMLMLTGGPGTGKTTVIKGIVELYGELHGCSLELKDYHKKDEPFPFLLAAPTGRAAKRMTESTGLPAVTIHRLLGFNGSEGFDRDDASPLEGKILIVDETSMLDIWLANQLFKALPEHIQVIMVGDEDQLPSVGPGQVLKDLLQSERIPTVRLTDIYRQAEGSSIIELAHDIKKGYLPANITAKQADRSFIKCSTAQVAQVVEKVALNAKNKGYSAKDIQVLAPMYRGPAGIDRLNVLLQEIFNPNPDGKRKEITFGEAKYRIGDKVLQLVNQPESNVFNGDIGEIISIIYAKENTEKQDMIYISFEGNEVEYTKQDLNQITHAYCCSVHKSQGSEFPIVILPITRSYYRMLRRNLIYTAITRSKQSLILCGEEDALRMGVERADELSRQTTLCQKLKESIAVKGDDSQEEQTDIEMSYEEELMHVNPMVGMENVSPYDFMIND; translated from the coding sequence ATGGAAAAACAAGACTCACTCGATTTATTCGCGGAGCAGGGGAAGTTCGTCAAAGGGCGGCCGATTGTGACGATTTTTCACAATGAACAAAATTTATACACCGTTTTAAGAATTCGCGTAGATGAAACAAACGATCAATATGAGGATAAAGAAGCGGTGATTACCGGCTATTTTCCAAAGATTCATGAACAGGAAACCTATATTTTCTTTGGGGAATTTAAGGAACATCCAAAGTTTGGGGTGCAATTTCACACCAATCATTTCCGCAAAGATATGCCCCAGACTAAACAAGGAGTCATCGCCTATTTATCAGGGGAAATGTTTAAAGGAATTGGGAAGAAAACGGCTGAGAATATCGTTGAAACATTGGGAGAAGACGCTATTTCCAAGATTCTCAATCAGCCCTCCTTGCTTGATTCTATTCCCAAGCTCCCTCCTGAAAAGGCAAAAATGCTCTATGACACTCTGATGGAGCATCAAGGACTCGAGCAGGTAATGGTTGCCTTAAATCAATACGGCTTTGGACCACAGATCTCGATGCGGATTTACCAAGCATATAAAGAGGAAACACTTACAACCATTCAAAAAAATCCATATAAACTGGTTGAAGATATCGAGGGTATTGGTTTTGGCCGTGCGGATGAGCTTGGCCACCAGCTGGGAATCACCGGAAGCCATCCCGACCGAATCAAAGCTGCCTGTCTTTATACCCTTGAAAGTGAAAGCATGCAAACGGGACATGTTTACATGCATGCTCAGGATTTACTCGAACAAGTGAAAGCACTTCTTGAGGATAACAAAAGGGATCAAATTGAATACATAAATATCTCAAATGAGGTTGTTAAACTCGAAGAGGAAGGAAAATTAATGGTGGAGGAGAAACGCATTTATCTCCCATCATTATTTTTCGCGGAAAAAGGCCTTGTAACGAGCATTAATCGGATATTACAGCAAACAGAATTTAAGGATCAGTTCCCTGAATCAGAGTTTCTTCTGGCACTAGGGGGCTTAGAGGAACGTCTTGGCGTGCAATATGCACCAACACAAAAAGAAGCGATTCAAACAGCGCTGATGTCACCGATGCTGATGTTAACAGGCGGACCTGGTACTGGGAAAACGACCGTGATTAAGGGAATCGTAGAACTATACGGAGAACTGCATGGCTGTTCTTTAGAACTGAAGGATTACCATAAGAAGGATGAGCCTTTTCCGTTTTTACTGGCAGCACCGACTGGGCGAGCCGCCAAACGAATGACCGAATCGACAGGATTACCTGCCGTCACGATTCACCGGCTGCTTGGTTTTAACGGATCAGAAGGCTTTGATCGTGATGATGCCAGCCCACTTGAAGGAAAAATCTTAATCGTGGATGAAACTTCGATGCTAGACATTTGGCTTGCCAATCAATTATTTAAGGCACTTCCAGAACATATTCAAGTCATCATGGTAGGCGACGAAGATCAGCTGCCATCAGTCGGACCGGGGCAGGTATTGAAAGATCTGCTGCAATCAGAGCGGATTCCGACTGTCCGTCTTACCGATATTTACCGGCAGGCAGAAGGATCATCAATCATTGAACTGGCACATGATATTAAAAAGGGCTATCTGCCTGCAAATATTACCGCCAAACAGGCGGATCGTTCTTTTATCAAATGTTCCACGGCACAGGTGGCCCAAGTAGTTGAAAAAGTAGCGCTTAATGCTAAAAATAAAGGGTATTCCGCAAAAGATATACAGGTGCTGGCGCCGATGTACAGAGGGCCAGCAGGAATTGACCGCTTAAATGTGCTGCTCCAGGAAATTTTCAACCCAAACCCTGATGGGAAACGGAAGGAAATTACCTTTGGTGAGGCAAAATATCGGATCGGTGATAAGGTGCTACAGCTTGTGAATCAGCCGGAAAGCAATGTTTTTAACGGAGATATAGGAGAAATAATTTCGATTATTTATGCGAAAGAAAACACAGAGAAACAGGATATGATTTACATTTCCTTTGAAGGGAACGAGGTTGAATATACAAAGCAGGACTTGAATCAGATCACCCATGCTTACTGCTGTTCGGTCCATAAATCACAGGGCAGTGAATTTCCGATTGTTATTCTCCCCATTACACGGAGCTATTATCGGATGCTGCGAAGAAATCTAATTTACACAGCCATTACCAGAAGTAAACAATCGTTGATTCTATGCGGTGAAGAGGATGCCCTTCGAATGGGAGTTGAAAGAGCAGATGAGCTCTCGAGGCAAACGACGCTCTGCCAAAAACTTAAGGAATCGATTGCCGTAAAAGGGGACGATTCCCAAGAGGAGCAAACTGACATTGAAATGTCCTATGAGGAAGAATTAATGCATGTAAATCCAATGGTTGGGATGGAAAACGTTTCTCCTTATGATTTTATGATAAATGACTGA
- a CDS encoding tetratricopeptide repeat protein — MDKNQLGVGYMQDGNWEEAAKAFNEAIKENPTDPVAYINFGNVLSAVGDDEKALNFYQKAIEIDENAAAAYYSIGNLLFSQDLFTEAKNMFETAMKKGLESSDNYFMLGLTLVQLEQGKFALPYLQRSVELNEQDAEARFQYGLCLAQLELIDEAIFQLQKCVELDPNHSDAFYNLGVSYAFKENATEALVMFNHALAIQPDHLLAGHAKKLIENNL; from the coding sequence ATGGATAAAAACCAATTAGGTGTCGGGTACATGCAAGACGGTAACTGGGAAGAGGCAGCGAAGGCTTTTAATGAGGCTATTAAAGAAAATCCAACTGACCCCGTTGCTTATATTAACTTTGGTAATGTTCTTTCTGCCGTAGGTGATGATGAAAAGGCATTAAATTTCTACCAAAAAGCGATTGAAATCGATGAAAACGCGGCAGCGGCTTATTATAGTATCGGTAACCTATTATTCAGTCAAGACCTATTTACTGAAGCGAAAAATATGTTTGAAACGGCGATGAAAAAAGGGCTTGAGTCAAGCGATAATTACTTTATGCTTGGGTTAACACTTGTACAATTAGAACAAGGTAAATTTGCTCTCCCCTATCTGCAAAGAAGTGTTGAGCTAAATGAACAGGATGCGGAAGCACGGTTTCAATATGGCTTATGCTTGGCGCAGCTTGAACTGATTGATGAGGCAATTTTCCAACTCCAAAAGTGTGTTGAGTTAGATCCAAATCATTCAGATGCATTTTACAATTTAGGTGTATCTTATGCCTTTAAAGAAAATGCCACAGAAGCGCTGGTAATGTTTAATCATGCACTCGCCATTCAACCGGACCATCTGCTTGCTGGTCATGCAAAAAAACTAATCGAAAATAACCTTTAA
- the mnmA gene encoding tRNA 2-thiouridine(34) synthase MnmA has protein sequence MERKDPKDIRVVVGMSGGVDSSVAALLLKKQGYDVIGIFMKNWDDTDENGVCTATEDYEDVIRVCNQIGIPYYAVNFEKQYWDKVFTYFLEEYKAGRTPNPDVMCNKEIKFKAFLEHAMNLGADYLATGHYARVEYRDGEYKMLRGLDENKDQTYFLNQLSQEQISKVMFPIGNLEKSKVREIAKEANLATASKKDSTGICFIGERNFKEFLGQYLPAQPGNMETFDGIVKGKHEGLMYHTIGQRHGLGIGGSGEPWFAIGKDLKKNVLYVGQGFHHEKLYSDAITAVNVSWVSNREKPAEFDCTAKFRYRQEDHKVTVRLLEDGQVQVLFHEPIRAITPGQAAVFYDGDECLGGGTIDDVFKNGERLTYVG, from the coding sequence ATGGAAAGAAAAGACCCAAAAGATATACGGGTTGTTGTCGGGATGTCAGGAGGCGTTGATTCCTCTGTTGCAGCACTTTTATTGAAGAAGCAAGGCTATGACGTTATCGGCATTTTCATGAAAAACTGGGATGACACCGACGAAAATGGTGTTTGTACGGCAACAGAAGATTACGAGGATGTTATTCGCGTCTGCAATCAAATTGGCATTCCTTATTATGCGGTGAATTTTGAAAAACAATATTGGGATAAGGTCTTTACTTATTTCCTTGAAGAATATAAAGCGGGCAGAACGCCTAACCCTGACGTGATGTGCAACAAAGAAATCAAATTTAAAGCATTCCTGGAGCATGCCATGAATTTAGGGGCGGATTATCTTGCCACTGGTCATTATGCGCGCGTCGAGTACCGGGACGGAGAATATAAAATGCTCCGTGGACTTGACGAAAATAAGGACCAAACGTATTTCCTGAATCAATTGTCGCAGGAGCAGATCAGTAAAGTGATGTTCCCCATCGGCAATCTAGAAAAATCAAAGGTACGGGAAATTGCGAAGGAGGCAAATCTAGCGACTGCTTCCAAAAAGGACAGCACCGGAATTTGCTTCATTGGAGAGCGGAATTTCAAAGAATTTCTAGGGCAATATCTCCCTGCACAGCCGGGGAATATGGAAACCTTTGACGGGATCGTCAAAGGCAAGCATGAAGGGCTCATGTATCATACGATTGGCCAGCGCCACGGTTTAGGCATTGGCGGATCAGGTGAGCCATGGTTTGCCATCGGCAAGGATTTAAAAAAGAATGTCCTTTATGTGGGACAAGGTTTTCATCATGAAAAGCTATATTCTGATGCGATTACCGCTGTAAATGTCAGCTGGGTATCCAATCGTGAAAAGCCTGCTGAGTTTGACTGTACCGCCAAATTCCGTTATCGTCAGGAAGACCATAAAGTCACGGTTCGTCTTTTAGAGGATGGTCAGGTACAAGTGCTATTCCATGAACCGATTCGGGCAATCACTCCAGGGCAAGCCGCTGTTTTTTACGATGGCGATGAATGTCTTGGAGGCGGGACCATTGACGATGTGTTTAAAAACGGTGAACGATTAACGTATGTTGGCTAA
- a CDS encoding cysteine desulfurase family protein, with amino-acid sequence MERIYLDHAATTPMHPKVIEKMLEVMNATFGNPSSIHSFGREARHYIDLARAALAHSIGAKENEIIFTGGGTEADNMALFGVAESSQDKGKHIISTQVEHHAVLHACKKLEKMGFEVTYLPVDKTGRISVLDLQQALRDDTILVSVMYGNNEVGTIQPIAEIGQLLKNHQAIFHTDAVQAYGVEDINVNESQIDLLSVSAHKINGPKGMGFLFARSSVKISPRLFGGDQERKRRAGTENVASIAGFHQAVLIAHENRPAKRETFNGLKETLLTKLRELNVDFDINGSLEHSLPHVLNLSFPGTSVEAMLVNLDLAGIAVSSGSACTAGSIDPSHVLVAMFGKQSERLINSIRFSFGFTTTTAEVMKTAEELAKVVSRLKK; translated from the coding sequence ATGGAACGAATTTATCTCGACCATGCTGCAACCACACCCATGCACCCAAAGGTGATTGAAAAAATGCTCGAAGTCATGAATGCTACATTCGGCAATCCTTCCAGCATTCATTCATTTGGCAGGGAAGCCCGCCATTATATTGATTTAGCGCGTGCGGCTTTGGCTCATAGTATTGGAGCAAAAGAAAATGAGATTATTTTCACAGGCGGTGGAACGGAAGCAGATAATATGGCGTTGTTTGGGGTGGCCGAAAGCAGCCAAGATAAAGGTAAGCATATTATTTCGACACAAGTAGAGCACCATGCGGTCCTTCATGCCTGCAAAAAATTAGAAAAAATGGGATTTGAGGTTACCTATCTGCCAGTCGATAAAACAGGGCGGATATCCGTCTTAGATCTCCAGCAAGCTTTAAGGGATGATACCATCCTCGTTTCGGTCATGTATGGAAATAATGAAGTTGGAACCATTCAGCCGATTGCTGAAATTGGCCAGCTATTGAAGAATCATCAAGCTATTTTCCATACAGATGCGGTGCAGGCTTATGGCGTTGAGGACATTAATGTCAATGAGTCACAAATTGATTTATTGTCTGTTTCTGCTCATAAAATTAATGGTCCAAAAGGAATGGGTTTCCTGTTTGCGAGATCATCTGTAAAAATTTCTCCCCGTCTATTTGGCGGTGACCAAGAAAGAAAACGGCGTGCAGGAACAGAAAATGTTGCCTCAATCGCCGGATTTCATCAAGCTGTCCTGATTGCTCATGAAAATCGGCCGGCCAAAAGAGAAACGTTCAACGGATTAAAAGAAACCCTGCTGACAAAGCTTCGTGAACTAAATGTTGATTTCGACATAAACGGATCGCTTGAACATTCACTGCCCCATGTATTAAACTTAAGCTTCCCGGGGACAAGTGTGGAAGCCATGCTCGTAAATCTGGATCTGGCAGGGATTGCCGTTTCCAGTGGTTCCGCGTGCACGGCCGGTTCTATTGACCCTTCCCACGTCCTGGTGGCGATGTTTGGGAAACAATCAGAGCGCTTAATCAATTCCATTCGTTTCAGCTTTGGTTTTACGACAACGACCGCTGAAGTCATGAAAACAGCTGAAGAATTGGCCAAAGTTGTTTCGCGTCTGAAAAAATAA
- the cymR gene encoding cysteine metabolism transcriptional regulator CymR — MKISTKGRYGLTIMIELAKKHGEGPTSLKTIAQANDLSEHYLEQLIAPLRNAGLVKSIRGAYGGYILTNEPSKITAGDVIRVLEGPITPVEGIEDEEPAKRELWIRIRDAIKDVLDNTTLDDLASHSEDSEPEGYMFYI; from the coding sequence ATGAAAATTTCTACAAAAGGACGATACGGTCTAACTATCATGATTGAGCTAGCTAAAAAGCATGGCGAGGGTCCTACTTCATTAAAAACGATTGCCCAGGCAAATGATCTGTCCGAACATTATTTAGAGCAGTTAATTGCCCCGCTTAGAAACGCTGGGCTGGTAAAAAGCATCAGGGGTGCTTACGGCGGTTATATCCTTACAAATGAACCTTCCAAAATCACTGCGGGTGATGTGATTCGCGTGTTAGAAGGTCCGATTACCCCTGTTGAAGGAATTGAAGATGAAGAACCTGCCAAGCGTGAGCTATGGATCCGTATTCGCGATGCGATTAAAGATGTATTAGATAATACAACATTGGATGATCTTGCCAGTCATAGCGAGGATAGCGAACCAGAAGGTTATATGTTTTATATTTAA
- a CDS encoding replication-associated recombination protein A → MQQKPLAFRMRPRTIDEVVGQQHLVGNGKIIARMVKAKQLTSMILYGPPGIGKTSIASAIAGSTKYAFRTLNAVTNNKKDMEIVAAEAKMSGKVILLLDEVHRLDKAKQDFLLPYLENGMIVLIGATTSNPYHAINPAIRSRCQIFELKPLTPDEVKQALARALEDEERGFGGMKIEIADEALQHFAQGSNGDVRSSLNALELAVLSTDKNENGLIHIDVETAEECLQKKSLVADKDGDGHYDVLSAFQKSIRGSDVNAALHYLGRLIEAGDLPSISRRLIVIAYEDIGLANPQAGARTLAAIETAERIGFPEARIPLANAVIELCLSPKSNSAVIAIQAALDDIQKGIVGEVPDHLKDAHYKGAKDLGRGIGYMYPHDYPNGWVQQQYLPNKIKNKQYYQPKKTGKFEQALATVYEKLTRSKQ, encoded by the coding sequence ATGCAACAGAAACCATTAGCATTTCGAATGCGTCCTAGAACGATTGATGAAGTAGTCGGCCAGCAGCATCTAGTTGGTAATGGAAAAATTATAGCCAGAATGGTAAAAGCAAAACAACTGACATCTATGATTTTATATGGTCCTCCGGGAATTGGCAAAACTTCAATTGCCAGTGCGATTGCCGGCAGTACGAAATATGCCTTTCGGACTCTGAACGCCGTTACCAATAATAAAAAGGATATGGAAATTGTCGCAGCCGAGGCGAAAATGTCCGGAAAAGTAATTCTGCTTCTTGATGAAGTCCATCGATTAGATAAAGCAAAACAGGATTTTTTACTTCCCTATTTAGAAAACGGCATGATTGTGCTAATCGGAGCAACGACAAGCAACCCTTACCATGCGATCAATCCGGCCATCCGCAGCCGCTGCCAAATTTTCGAGCTAAAACCGTTAACACCTGATGAAGTCAAGCAGGCACTAGCCCGTGCCCTTGAAGATGAGGAGCGGGGCTTTGGCGGGATGAAAATAGAGATAGCCGATGAAGCATTACAGCATTTTGCCCAAGGCTCCAATGGAGACGTAAGAAGCTCTTTAAATGCATTAGAATTAGCGGTCCTTTCAACGGATAAAAATGAGAATGGATTGATTCATATTGATGTAGAAACCGCTGAAGAATGTTTGCAGAAGAAAAGCTTGGTTGCCGATAAAGATGGTGATGGCCACTATGATGTCCTGTCAGCCTTTCAAAAATCAATCCGCGGCAGTGACGTTAATGCCGCACTTCACTATTTAGGCAGGTTGATTGAAGCAGGTGATCTGCCTAGTATAAGCCGCCGTCTAATTGTCATTGCCTATGAGGATATCGGGCTTGCCAATCCTCAAGCTGGAGCGCGAACATTGGCCGCGATTGAAACAGCAGAAAGAATTGGCTTTCCAGAAGCAAGGATTCCGCTCGCAAATGCCGTTATTGAATTGTGTTTGTCGCCTAAATCCAATTCCGCCGTCATAGCCATTCAGGCTGCCCTGGATGATATTCAAAAGGGAATCGTCGGCGAAGTTCCCGACCATCTTAAGGATGCCCATTACAAAGGAGCAAAAGACCTAGGCAGAGGCATCGGCTACATGTATCCCCATGATTATCCAAATGGCTGGGTACAGCAGCAGTATTTACCAAACAAAATCAAAAACAAACAATACTACCAGCCGAAAAAAACCGGGAAATTCGAACAAGCCCTCGCCACAGTCTACGAAAAATTAACAAGATCAAAACAGTAG
- a CDS encoding ABC transporter permease, which produces MLNLIKNEWMKIFKRPGTFVMIGMLVVAIALVGIVVKTQQKDFVQDKNWEQVLQEENNALKQQMTQSRTKTEKQFFKKEIAINDYRMKHDIPPREKYTVWSFVKDTSQLIMLAGLFIIIVSAGIVASEFNWGTIKLLLIRPINRTRILLSKYLTVLLFALFILAILFVFSTGLGAILFGMPDKAIPYLNYYNGQVTEQNIVVHLLIYYGLSSIDTIMLVTMAFMISSVFRNSSLAIGLSLFLLFTGGQFTTLLSMKFDWAKYILFANTDLMQYFEGTPMVEGMTLTFSVIMLLIYFALFQTLAFVVFKKRDVAA; this is translated from the coding sequence ATGCTTAATTTAATCAAAAATGAATGGATGAAAATATTTAAACGCCCAGGCACCTTTGTGATGATTGGAATGCTCGTTGTTGCCATTGCCTTAGTGGGGATTGTGGTTAAGACGCAGCAAAAAGACTTTGTGCAGGATAAAAATTGGGAGCAAGTATTACAAGAGGAAAATAACGCCTTAAAGCAGCAGATGACGCAAAGCCGGACGAAGACGGAAAAGCAATTTTTTAAAAAAGAAATTGCCATCAATGATTATCGAATGAAGCATGATATTCCGCCGCGGGAAAAATATACGGTTTGGTCATTTGTAAAGGATACCTCACAGCTGATTATGTTAGCCGGTTTATTTATTATTATCGTTTCTGCCGGAATTGTCGCCAGTGAGTTTAACTGGGGAACCATCAAACTGTTATTAATCAGGCCGATCAACCGGACAAGAATCCTCCTATCAAAATATTTGACGGTGCTATTGTTCGCCTTGTTTATACTGGCGATTCTGTTTGTTTTCTCCACTGGGCTTGGCGCGATTCTGTTTGGAATGCCGGACAAAGCCATTCCATATTTAAATTATTATAACGGTCAAGTGACAGAGCAAAACATTGTTGTCCACTTGTTAATCTATTACGGATTAAGCTCAATTGACACCATTATGCTGGTGACAATGGCTTTCATGATTTCTTCTGTTTTCCGAAACAGTAGTCTGGCCATTGGCTTGTCACTGTTCTTATTGTTTACCGGCGGACAGTTTACCACTTTGTTATCGATGAAATTCGACTGGGCAAAATACATTTTGTTTGCCAATACTGATTTGATGCAATATTTCGAAGGCACACCAATGGTAGAGGGGATGACGTTAACCTTCTCCGTCATCATGCTGCTAATCTACTTTGCCCTGTTCCAAACCCTGGCCTTCGTCGTCTTCAAAAAACGCGACGTAGCCGCATAA
- a CDS encoding ABC transporter ATP-binding protein has product MNTIVELKNVTKVIKGRTIIDDISFQVNKGEVFGFLGPNGAGKTTTIRMIVGLMGITSGDIMIGGSSINTQFEDAVGHVGAIVENPEMYKFLTGYQNLVHYARMSKGITKEKIAETVELVGLTARINDKVKTYSLGMRQRLGLAQCLLHDPDVLILDEPTNGLDPAGIREIRDYVRLLAREKDMAVIVSSHLLSEMEMMCDRIGIIQNGRLIDVQLVEEFVHGSEVTYEMEVVPSDKALKLIEVNYPDVRASHSRNGITVMLQKEEIPNLVKQLVTHDILIFGIKETVKTLEDRFLEVTSEKEAATHA; this is encoded by the coding sequence TTGAATACCATCGTCGAATTAAAAAATGTAACGAAAGTGATTAAAGGAAGAACTATAATAGACGATATTAGCTTCCAGGTGAATAAAGGGGAGGTTTTTGGGTTCCTAGGTCCGAATGGAGCCGGAAAAACTACGACCATTCGAATGATTGTCGGGCTAATGGGTATTACTTCTGGGGATATCATGATTGGCGGCTCAAGCATTAATACCCAGTTTGAGGATGCGGTCGGCCATGTGGGAGCCATTGTTGAGAATCCCGAAATGTATAAATTCTTAACGGGATATCAAAATCTTGTCCATTACGCAAGAATGTCTAAAGGGATTACAAAGGAAAAGATTGCGGAAACGGTGGAGCTCGTTGGTTTAACAGCACGAATCAATGATAAGGTGAAAACCTACTCCTTAGGGATGAGGCAGCGATTGGGCTTAGCACAGTGTCTGTTGCATGACCCGGATGTCCTTATTCTTGATGAGCCGACAAATGGTCTCGACCCAGCGGGAATCAGGGAAATCCGTGATTATGTCCGCCTCCTGGCCCGTGAAAAAGATATGGCTGTCATCGTTTCCAGCCACTTGTTATCCGAAATGGAAATGATGTGTGATCGGATCGGAATTATTCAAAATGGCAGGTTGATCGATGTGCAGCTCGTAGAGGAATTTGTACATGGCTCTGAAGTGACCTATGAAATGGAGGTTGTTCCATCTGATAAGGCCTTAAAACTCATTGAGGTGAACTATCCTGATGTAAGAGCCAGCCACTCACGAAACGGAATAACCGTTATGCTCCAAAAAGAGGAAATACCGAATTTGGTTAAACAATTGGTTACTCATGATATTCTGATTTTTGGAATAAAAGAAACAGTGAAAACACTAGAAGATCGCTTCCTTGAGGTGACATCGGAGAAGGAGGCTGCAACACATGCTTAA
- a CDS encoding nuclease-related domain-containing protein — MFLNSRMESKELLRLRSLNTRMILAPNDKKYYFNLEKGFEGEKEFDQLTQKLQNDFFIINDLRLEFNNSEFQFDTLIIAQETIYPFEVKNHEGDYYYESGNFYSLLTKDEVKNPLDQLKRSKSLFCPLLKKMGITAPVEGFVTFVNPVFTLYQAPINAPIIYPTQLKSLMNKLEQIPSKLNVHHKRLADQLISMHLYESRYTRIPSYRYEQLKKGVICPICFSFMMSFGDKKLVCKKCLFEESVDSGVMRSVKEFVLLFPDRKITTISVHDWCGVIKSAKVIRRILMQNYTSIGARQHRYFE; from the coding sequence ATGTTTTTAAATTCTCGAATGGAATCAAAAGAATTGCTAAGGTTAAGATCGTTAAACACACGTATGATACTGGCACCCAATGATAAAAAGTATTATTTTAATCTTGAAAAAGGATTTGAAGGTGAGAAAGAGTTTGACCAATTAACCCAAAAGCTTCAAAATGATTTTTTTATAATTAATGATTTACGCCTAGAATTCAACAACTCTGAGTTTCAATTTGATACCTTAATCATTGCTCAAGAAACCATTTACCCTTTCGAAGTTAAAAATCATGAGGGTGATTATTATTATGAGTCTGGTAATTTTTATTCTTTGTTAACTAAGGATGAAGTAAAGAATCCATTGGACCAATTAAAACGCAGTAAATCACTTTTTTGCCCCTTACTCAAAAAAATGGGGATTACTGCCCCTGTCGAAGGTTTTGTTACTTTTGTAAACCCAGTTTTCACCTTATATCAAGCCCCTATTAATGCCCCGATCATTTATCCAACACAGCTTAAAAGCCTCATGAACAAATTAGAGCAAATACCGTCTAAACTAAATGTCCACCACAAAAGACTTGCTGATCAATTAATTTCAATGCACCTATATGAATCTCGCTATACACGAATCCCGTCTTATAGGTATGAACAATTGAAAAAAGGAGTAATCTGTCCAATTTGCTTTTCATTTATGATGTCTTTTGGGGATAAAAAACTCGTGTGTAAAAAATGCTTATTTGAGGAAAGTGTTGATTCAGGTGTTATGCGGAGTGTAAAGGAATTTGTGCTGCTGTTCCCGGATAGAAAAATTACCACAATCAGTGTTCATGATTGGTGTGGCGTGATAAAATCAGCGAAGGTTATTAGGAGGATATTAATGCAAAACTATACGTCAATTGGCGCAAGACAACACAGATATTTTGAGTGA
- a CDS encoding ThiF family adenylyltransferase has product MLHQFSRNELAIGKEGLEIMKNSTVAVLGVGGVGSFAAEALARSGVGRLILIDKDDVDITNINRQLIALLSTIGRPKVEIMQERIMDINPDCEVIALKIFYTEETYEDIFDCNIDFFVDASDTIVYKIHLMKECLKRGIPIISSMGAANKMDPTRFKIADISKTHTDPIAKVIRTKLRKERIHKGIPVVFSDESPIVIREDIKKEVGNENSPIRKGQMPPASNAFVPSAAGLIMASYVVTELLKDIKIHRVSDDK; this is encoded by the coding sequence ATGCTGCATCAATTTTCCCGAAATGAGCTTGCGATTGGTAAAGAAGGATTAGAAATCATGAAAAACAGTACGGTCGCTGTATTAGGGGTCGGCGGAGTCGGTTCGTTTGCCGCTGAAGCACTAGCTCGCTCCGGAGTAGGCCGCTTAATTTTAATTGATAAAGATGATGTGGATATTACCAACATCAACCGTCAGCTAATTGCCCTGCTTTCAACGATTGGCAGACCGAAAGTTGAAATCATGCAGGAGCGGATTATGGATATCAATCCTGATTGTGAAGTAATTGCACTAAAGATTTTTTACACAGAGGAAACCTATGAGGACATTTTTGACTGCAATATTGACTTTTTTGTGGATGCCTCTGATACCATTGTGTATAAAATTCATTTGATGAAAGAGTGTTTAAAGCGCGGGATTCCAATTATTTCAAGCATGGGAGCCGCCAATAAAATGGATCCAACCCGCTTCAAGATTGCGGATATTTCCAAAACGCACACGGATCCGATAGCAAAAGTCATTCGCACAAAGCTTCGCAAGGAACGGATCCATAAAGGGATTCCAGTTGTTTTTTCTGACGAAAGCCCAATTGTCATCCGTGAGGATATTAAAAAAGAGGTCGGTAACGAGAACTCACCGATCCGTAAAGGACAAATGCCGCCTGCATCCAATGCCTTCGTCCCATCTGCCGCCGGCTTGATTATGGCAAGCTATGTGGTCACGGAATTGCTAAAAGACATCAAGATTCATCGTGTATCAGATGATAAATAA